A genomic window from Streptomyces broussonetiae includes:
- a CDS encoding ferredoxin — MRIVVDLNRCQGYAQCVYLAHEVFRLNGQEALTYEPNPDDARRLQVERAAAACPVQAIVIDRLDGEERGETS; from the coding sequence ATGCGGATCGTCGTGGACCTGAATCGATGCCAGGGATACGCACAGTGCGTGTATCTGGCGCACGAGGTCTTCAGGTTGAACGGTCAGGAGGCGCTCACCTATGAGCCGAACCCTGATGACGCGCGGCGCCTGCAGGTCGAGCGAGCCGCTGCGGCGTGCCCGGTGCAGGCGATCGTGATCGACCGCTTGGACGGCGAGGAGCGGGGCGAGACGTCATGA